The Bacteroidota bacterium genome contains the following window.
CCATTGCACGCGTCTTGAAGGAAAGTTCGCGCGCTCCTTGTGATCAGCCGATCCCGGACCTGCCCGCAAGTTTGTCCTCCGGGGAGTGGAAATTCCTTCCCTGGTCTATGCTGCATCAAATCATGGATGACGCCCTGGAACGGACATCTGAACGTATGGTACCGCTCGCGCCGGATGGAACGTGGGAAATGAATTTCGCGATTGAGGCCGGGGAAAAACTCCTCGGCTGTCGTTTCAGCCGGTCACCCGATTTTGGAGATTCTACTGCCGATGAACTGCTGCGGTTTCGTTTCTGGCTGGACGATGAGGGGTTTAAATCAGGAATCATCTTTAGTTTCCATAAGGTTACGCCGAAAACACGCGAGCTCTCAGAGCTTATCGGGATTCATGTGGTTCCGGACGAGGGCACCGTGAAGGTTCTCGGTTGCGGTGCGGGACAGAATACCGACACTTCAATTCTCTCCGCCATCGGGTACGACCCCGCTCGCCTAAAACGATCCCCCGATTTCATAAACTTCACGCATCGGGTTTTTGACGAGGTTAATCTATCCGAAGGGAAGAAGTTGATGATCGAGTCTTTTGACGGAACTCCGGGTCCAACTGAGGTAGCCATCAGTGACTGGGGGCGATGGGGTCTTGGATTCAATTGGAACAATGATAAGAAGAGACGCTGGATTACAGCGGGTGCGATTTGGGAATTCTGTTCCACCCTCTGGCTAAAGGGAAGAATCACGCGGGATGATTTCGGGCCGGAACCCGTACAACGGGAGTTCCTGTTCGCGCTCCTCAGTTCCTTTTCTTCAGTCCGTTGCGAACGTCAGGCGATCGTTTTCTGGTGAGCTGGTAGAGAGCGAACCCGGGCATTAGTCGCGGCTCAATTTGGCGGCCAACCTCCCCAGCTCGTCATGCTGACATGCTCCAGGTCAGCATCTTGATTCTGATGTCGAACCGAACTTATTCTGTCATCCTGAGCGAAGCGAAGGATCTTGCAGGTCGGAAAGACGAGATCCTTCGGTCGCTACGCTCCCTCAGGATGACAACCGCCACCCGGACCCTGTTGGCGTTTGCAAAGTCCGTCTGAGTTGTGTACTATTCATAGACCCTTACGGTCCACACGAGGTGCGATCGTAGGGGTGAAGTGTTTTCATTCCGGCCAATCCGATGCAGGAAATCAAAAAACTACTATTTCAGTCGGCGAAATTCACCGAGCTTTCCTCTGCCTTGAAGGGGATTTCCCCGGCCAGCCCGTTGAACCTCCGCGGGGTCTCGGGCTCCCTTCTCGCGTTCGTCGCGGCGTTTACCTTCGAAAAGATGAAGGGACAACTCGTCGTGGTAGCGCGCGACGAGGAGAGGGCGGAAATGCTGCGGGACGACTGCGGTCTGCTGGCGGGAGAGGCGAACGTCCGGTTCTTCGGAAAGCGCCCCCATCACACCGGGCAATCTCTCGATCTGACTTCCTCCGTCGCGCAGATCGAGACCCTCCAATCCCTCGCGGCATCATCCCGCCTCATCATCGTCGCATCACCCTCCTCGGTGGTTCAAAAAGTCCCGGCCCGGACCGACTTCAGGAGGACTATCCTCGAGCTTAAGAAAAACGACCAGTATGGTTTTCAGTCTCTGATCGACCGTCTCTCGGATTTGGGTTTCGAGAAGAAAGATTTCGTGGAGGGGTATGGCGATTTCGCGGTCCGCGGAGGCATCAT
Protein-coding sequences here:
- a CDS encoding response regulator, producing MALDGGSVGRFLNSILKTPRKKVIVIDDEPLLRECLTKELEGRGYAAHELESKAEAYDWIIANRPDLIISDIKSPGMDGFQFLRWLKANPLTSGIPFIFLTGFADLRNAIESKRLGADDFVSKPYDVDDLAQTIARVLKESSRAPCDQPIPDLPASLSSGEWKFLPWSMLHQIMDDALERTSERMVPLAPDGTWEMNFAIEAGEKLLGCRFSRSPDFGDSTADELLRFRFWLDDEGFKSGIIFSFHKVTPKTRELSELIGIHVVPDEGTVKVLGCGAGQNTDTSILSAIGYDPARLKRSPDFINFTHRVFDEVNLSEGKKLMIESFDGTPGPTEVAISDWGRWGLGFNWNNDKKRRWITAGAIWEFCSTLWLKGRITRDDFGPEPVQREFLFALLSSFSSVRCERQAIVFW